One window of the Marivivens aquimaris genome contains the following:
- a CDS encoding ion channel, translating to MTELMAMFVGICAAIVMGIVHHYALSGILKFSPQRSDGSGFRIILTFSTLLLLHVLELVTLAVFNTMVVASVLPQSFSNSPPMFQDVLYVTGISFSTLGYSSIEVVGPFRLLLMLQSLLGFMLLTWSATFLYSACQQVWQKAKDD from the coding sequence ATGACCGAGTTGATGGCTATGTTTGTCGGAATATGCGCGGCGATCGTGATGGGAATTGTCCATCATTATGCGTTGTCGGGCATTCTGAAGTTTTCCCCGCAGCGGTCGGATGGCTCCGGCTTTCGGATCATCCTGACGTTTTCCACGTTGCTGTTGCTGCATGTCTTGGAACTTGTGACGCTCGCCGTGTTCAACACGATGGTGGTGGCAAGCGTTCTGCCGCAATCGTTCAGCAACAGCCCTCCGATGTTTCAGGATGTTCTCTATGTTACGGGCATCTCGTTCTCGACCCTTGGCTATTCGTCCATAGAGGTGGTCGGGCCCTTTCGACTATTGCTGATGCTGCAATCGCTTTTGGGCTTCATGTTGCTGACCTGGTCAGCGACGTTTCTTTACTCAGCCTGCCAGCAAGTCTGGCAGAAGGCGAAAGATGACTGA